One window of Nymphaea colorata isolate Beijing-Zhang1983 chromosome 1, ASM883128v2, whole genome shotgun sequence genomic DNA carries:
- the LOC116256562 gene encoding calmodulin binding protein PICBP, producing MVQKKAENKVGNRAEMKNSIKLDRRTAGKSPLYEEMIARPSQSIRGGGELKKKLRRSRSLKLADWRSIGSPPKQDEDAKKKQTATRMEDRSPNYMKPTSSSDKRKENVQVSTQTQTSNRIQRARDSNYTRKKPDARGSKSTTASASKNVKQLTRSSSLKPIKPSMKATGLPLFSLQDIARSTCSSTIKDSKFPDYLDLHPGGTESEGTSIFKVCPYTYCSLNGHFHKPLPPLKHFISARRRLLKTQKSVKMKGSIPRRIKNAKEVKKKIDTGQNLVPVRSEEVFRTDMISSPRWPHSWNEEQSELLTGDWSDEFFLEIFPDWAPDLTDVESFGKCGNMEICSDDEVAEPTNEEDDAKKLSESVVVSCEKIASESEQDCVKAEETVSSRAHYEKNVSLEAEDGGNHEDRIDDSCLRDADTAAALSGASQSIDCNVALDQLSDENGSFFPEEDVTSEACGGSESDEVGLRSDTITEMEEDDEASLYDETSGSSFTDGEPEHASTPLVREAVLIYDEPDSNPFSNSTPLDFCDQTGNPLPEDSSEAIENVEIDDPAAQGDEIVIMEEDQAELIEFVELYPIELDLIASEVLEVNFPADQTDEIGTTKEEVYTEFIDFCPNVDILAAEKNEITIPKEEVQTEVMGSLHPTELEPVINESLDDNFPTSQGDEINHTNEQVQTEATAPVVQTETTVIVVELYTTEQEAMDYEDDIPNPDNRLVEGDEAFVVAEGSCELKDDHDAKEALVDVQVASDGQGCSDVQTMVEAVPDYSEDDLVADETTFPVTQNSDLAVQDVAEEIQIKVIEHPDDLETENCPPPLLVPEAKDETVTGDSNLNVIQKDIEFVQLDIVKDQNHQDATGGKHFQVESRDEVPDEENCTAKLAEIQSLGSSDSQCPCNVSSGESGDQNKPTSVDDCSKDGLQMNCDTEQQEESVWSPPKAESHFIIEKSSNTGIDGSPSNQSEVSNFESNDDIGSMNKDEKVMRPVMNAIQPPVSNYSGLKYRANPKRKVENVNEERMFNPRGPSFLPIEPDPDAEKVDLRHQMMDERKNSEEWMLDYALRQAVNKLAPARRKKVALLVEAFETVMPLPKCETRVHHSAMSFTHARTIQACS from the coding sequence ATGGTGCaaaaaaaggcagaaaacaAGGTCGGAAACAGAGCAGAAATGAAGAATTCTATTAAACTGGACCGACGAACTGCGGGAAAGTCTCCTCTGTATGAGGAGATGATTGCTCGGCCTTCTCAATCCATCAGGGGAGGTGGTGAGCTGAAGAAGAAGCTGAGAAGATCTCGATCGTTAAAACTTGCAGACTGGCGTAGCATTGGATCACCTCCGAAACAGGACGAGGACGCCAAGAAGAAGCAGACGGCAACCAGGATGGAGGATAGATCGCCAAACTACATGAAACCCACAAGCAGTTCAGACAAGAGGAAGGAGAACGTGCAGGTAAGCACCCAAACACAAACCAGCAATAGAATTCAGAGGGCTAGAGATTCGAATTATACTCGTAAAAAGCCTGACGCTCGTGGTTCTAAGTCGACGACGGCGTCGGCGTCGAAGAACGTGAAGCAATTGACGAGGTCCTCTAGCTTGAAGCCGATCAAGCCTTCCATGAAGGCTACTGGGCTGCCTTTATTTTCACTGCAAGATATTGCGCGTTCGACTTGTTCTTCCACAATAAAGGACTCGAAGTTCCCTGATTATTTGGACCTTCATCCTGGAGGCACAGAATCTGAAGGAACTTCAATCTTTAAGGTCTGCCCGTATACTTATTGCTCTCTCAATGGGCATTTTCATAAGCCCTTGCCTCCCTTGAAGCACTTCATATCAGCAAGGAGGCGTTTGCTGAAGACTCAGAAGAGCGTTAAGATGAAAGGAAGCATACCACGGAGGATTAAAAACGCTAAagaagttaagaaaaaaatagatacaGGGCAGAATTTGGTGCCTGTCAGAAGTGAAGAGGTGTTCCGGACGGACATGATCAGCTCGCCGAGGTGGCCGCACAGTTGGAATGAAGAACAGAGTGAACTGCTGACGGGAGATTGGAGTGATGAATTCTTTCTGGAGATATTCCCAGATTGGGCACCTGATCTAACGGATGTCGAGAGCTTTGGTAAGTGTGGAAACATGGAAATTTGTTCCGATGATGAAGTTGCGGAACcaacaaatgaagaagatgatgcaaAAAAACTTAGTGAATCCGTAGTTGTTTCATGTGAAAAAATTGCCTCGGAATCAGAACAGGATTGTGTAAAGGCAGAAGAAACTGTATCAAGCAGAGCACATTATGAGAAAAACGTCTCTTTAGAAGCTGAAGACGGTGGCAATCATGAAGACAGGATTGATGATTCCTGTCTGCGAGATGCAGATACTGCAGCTGCTTTGTCAGGAGCCTCTCAAAGCATTGATTGCAATGTGGCATTGGACCAGCTTTCGGATGAGAATGGCAGTTTTTTTCCAGAAGAAGACGTGACTTCTGAAGCTTGCGGTGGAAGTGAATCAGATGAAGTTGGATTACGTTCGGACACTATCACAGAAATGGAAGAGGATGACGAAGCAAGTCTCTATGATGAGACTTCTGGTAGTTCATTCACTGATGGTGAGCCAGAGCACGCAAGTACTCCTCTGGTGCGTGAAGCAGTATTAATCTATGATGAACCAGATAGCAACCCCTTCAGCAACAGCACACCGCTGGATTTCTGTGATCAAACCGGCAATCCTTTACCAGAGGACTCCAGTGAAGCCATTGAAAACGTTGAGATTGATGACCCTGCTGCACAAGGTGATGAAATAGTCATAATGGAAGAAGATCAGGCTGAACTAATAGAGTTTGTGGAACTCTATCCAATAGAGCTTGACCTCATAGCTTCCGAAGTCTTAGAGGTCAATTTTCCTGCTGATCAAACTGATGAAATCGGAACAACCAAGGAAGAAGTTTACACTGAATTTATAGACTTCTGTCCTAATGTTGATATTCTTGCTGCAGAAAAGAATGAAATCACCATACCCAAGGAAGAGGTTCAGACTGAAGTCATGGGATCCCTCCATCCAACAGAGCTAGAGCCTGTGATCAATGAAAGCTTAGACGATAATTTTCCCACCTCTCAAGGAGATGAAATCAACCACACCAATGAACAAGTCCAAACAGAAGCTACTGCACCTGTAGTTCAAACTGAAACCACTGTGATTGTAGTAGAACTCTATACAACAGAGCAAGAGGCTATGGATTATGAAGATGATATTCCTAATCCAGATAATCGGTTAGTTGAAGGTGATGAAGCATTTGTAGTTGCTGAAGGAAGTTGCGAATTGAAGGATGACCATGATGCCAAAGAAGCCCTTGTGGATGTTCAAGTTGCATCAGATGGCCAGGGATGTTCAGATGTGCAAACAATGGTAGAGGCAGTTCCTGATTATTCTGAGGACGATCTTGTGGCAGATGAGACGACATTTCCGGTCACTCAAAACTCTGACCTGGCTGTTCAAGACGTTGCCGAGGAAATCCAAATCAAAGTGATTGAACATCCTGATGACCTTGAAACAGAGAACTGTCCCCCTCCGCTGTTGGTCCCTGAAGCAAAAGATGAAACAGTCACAGGGGATAGCAACCTAAACGTTATTCAAAAGGACATCGAATTCGTCCAACTTGATATTGTGAAGGATCAAAATCATCAGGATGCAACAGGTGGCAAACATTTTCAAGTCGAATCCCGGGACGAAGTACCTGATGAAGAAAACTGCACCGCCAAACTAGCTGAAATTCAGTCTTTAGGATCTTCAGATAGCCAATGTCCATGTAACGTTTCATCAGGAGAATCTGGCGATCAGAACAAACCAACATCAGTTGATGATTGTTCCAAAGATGGCCTGCAAATGAACTGTGATACTGAGCAACAAGAGGAAAGTGTCTGGAGTCCTCCTAAAGCTGAAAGCCATTTCATCATTGAGAAGAGCAGTAACACAGGTATAGACGGAAGCCCAAGTAACCAAAGCGAAGTATCCAACTTTGAAAGCAACGATGATATTGGGAGCATGAACAAAGATGAGAAAGTCATGAGGCCTGTGATGAACGCCATTCAGCCTCCTGTCTCAAACTACAGTGGCCTCAAATATAGGGCAAATCCCAAACGCAAAGTGGAGAACGTTAATGAGGAAAGGATGTTCAACCCAAGAGGACCAAGCTTCCTGCCTATTGAGCCTGACCCTGATGCAGAGAAGGTTGATCTTCGGCATCAGATGatggatgaaagaaaaaactcaGAGGAGTGGATGTTAGATTATGCACTAAGGCAGGCAGTGAACAAGTTGGCTCCTGCTCGAAGGAAGAAAGTAGCGCTGCTTGTTGAAGCCTTTGAAACTGTCATGCCATTGCCAAAGTGTGAAACCCGCGTGCACCATTCTGCAATGAGCTTTACTCATGCAAGAACAATTCAAGCATGCAGTTAA